A stretch of DNA from Sulfolobales archaeon:
AATATAATCAGGCTCCTGAATCTTTTCAAGCGAGATAGGAGACAAAGGATTCCTTATCCAAGGATCTATAAGTATTCTTTTACCTCCCAAGACTACCTGAAATGCCGCATGACCAAACCATGTGACTTCTAAACTCATTTTAAATCCCTAGAAGTCACTCTCATTAGAAGATTAAAAACCTCTAATACGGTGTTCAGCTCTGATGTAGGTTTATATAAGTTGATTTCATCGCCTCATATTTGTTCCCTTGCATCAGTCTTTAGCTTGCACCACCCTTAGGGGTGTTTAGAGCGATCCCAGGCATCTCACATCTTAAATATCTTAAGAGTATGTTGATGCACAAGATTACATCTCTATCACCTACGAATCCACATCTAGCGCATTGTAGTATTCTACCGCTATCATCATTCAATCCACCTCCACATCTTAGGCATGTTGATGATGCATCCCTAAAGTAGAAGAATTCTACTTCGTAAAGTATAACATTATAAAGTATAGGAAGAAGAACACAGCTCTCTACCCGCTGAAAAAAGATGAAAGATAAAAAATCTCCACAGAAAAACAATAATCATAGAAGAACAACATCAGACAATATAAATCTATATGAAAACCGAAAAAGCTGTGTTAAGCTAAGATATTCTCTTTACGAATAATAATGGTGATGTCTTTATCTTAATCCTCTCTTTCATGAAATCCTCTAAACCAGCGATCTTTAAAGCTTCGAGAACAGCCTCATCTGATGCTCCCTTAGGAATATTAATTTTCTTATCGGTAGGCTCTATATGATTTATATTAATCCTCCTTCTCTTAACACCCGAGAGATTTTTAGGACCTGTCACAAGTACAAAGTTGGAGTCTATTATATCTACTATAACACACTTCCTCCCAGCTTCCCTACCTCTGGTTTTAACACAGATCCTTCCAATATCTATTGCAGGCATTTCTATCCCTTCATGTTTTTATCGAATTAACTTATAAGACTTACACTATTTTTATGTTCTTATTCTTTGAAGTATGGAATATCTGATCTATGATCTATTATACTTATTCAGAGCGTGGTTCTAATCTATTCTAAGAATTATTTGCTTCTTCAGAGTTCTAAAGTTGATCCTTATTTCCTTCTATATATCGCATAGACCATGGCGTGATCCTTGTCGAAAGGTTCTAAATGAACAACATCTATTATCTCAAATCCTCTCTCCTTAAGAACCTCAATCTCCCTTCTATAAACTTCCGTAGGTTCTAAAGTCACATCTATACTCCTAGCCTTAACAGCCATGAGAAGATAACCTTGATCTTTTAGAAAGATCTCGGCGTTATCACTCGCGATCTTAGCTTGCTCTGGCTGCGCCACATCAGCATATATACCATCAACTAGATCTACTATAAACCTGTATTTCAAAGGCTGTCTCGCATCAGCCAGTATAGGAATTAGATTACTTCTGCTCTCAGCAACTAGTATTAGATCTCTCATAACTCTTGGTGCAAACTCTACAGAGTAAACAACACCAGAGGATCCTACTATGTCGGAAACATGGCTAGGAGTAGTTCCAGATCCTGCTCCCAGATACAGGATCTTATGACCTGCTCTTATAGGAAGCTCTTTAATACCCTTCAGCAGTGCTGCAGCAAGCTTACTTCTATAAGCATTCCACTCCCTATACTCAACACCTCCCCAGCTAAACAATCTCTCACCATAAACCCTCCTACCTGGAGCTAGGTTTCTCGTAGCAAGCCTCGCCTCACCTCCTTCAAGCTCTACCACGTAGACATTCTTATACGTAGGATGCTCTTCTAAGCTTAGTATCTCAGACATACACCCTCAACCCTACGTTAATTCTATAACAAAACACTTATTAAACACACTACCATCTCTGCTATCTTCCTTCCTTACCTTCTCCTCTCTTCTTCTTAGGAGGTGGTTTTGGAGGTTTTGTTCTCTCCTCTCTTGGAGGTGGTTTTGCATAGATTTTCTTAATCTCCTCTATTCTCTGCTCAAGAGCTTCTCTAAGCTTGTCACCTATATATCTTCCTGAGTAATAATCTACTCTAGCAGCGATAGCGAGCTTTGTTGCAAGAGCTCTCGCTATTTTACCTCTCTGCCATCTAGGAGCTCTATGAATCTCAGGATGCTGGAATAGAATACCATGCTTAGGAGGCTTACCACCTGTTCTCAGAGCTCTGAACAATGCTTTCTCAGCTCCTAGAACTTGTATAGTGCTCGCGGGCGATTTAGCAAGTTCTTCAAGACTTCCAGCTAGACTTAGCAATCTAGCTCCTAGGGTGGGTCCTACGAGTGCTGTGACGTTCGGGGCTACTTCTCTCATTACAGATGAAAGATAGTTAGTAAGATCAGATCTGATTCTATTTAGTTCTAACATGATTCTAGCAAGAGATCTCATTGAATCCAGATCGGCTTCTGAAATATCACTTCCCATACTCTTCTCAGATGCTGAAATGATTTTTCTAGCAAGACTCTCACCAACCCCTATACTCTTCAGCTTCTCAACAGTCATGTTATCTCTACTACCTATTTCATATACTATTCTCGCATACTGTATATGATCTTCTACAAGCTCATCTAGCTCTGGGAAGTGAACGCTATACCA
This window harbors:
- a CDS encoding zinc ribbon domain-containing protein, translated to MFFCGDFLSFIFFQRVESCVLLPILYNVILYEVEFFYFRDASSTCLRCGGGLNDDSGRILQCARCGFVGDRDVILCINILLRYLRCEMPGIALNTPKGGAS
- a CDS encoding 50S ribosomal protein L14e, which codes for MPAIDIGRICVKTRGREAGRKCVIVDIIDSNFVLVTGPKNLSGVKRRRININHIEPTDKKINIPKGASDEAVLEALKIAGLEDFMKERIKIKTSPLLFVKRIS
- a CDS encoding fibrillarin-like rRNA/tRNA 2'-O-methyltransferase, giving the protein MSEILSLEEHPTYKNVYVVELEGGEARLATRNLAPGRRVYGERLFSWGGVEYREWNAYRSKLAAALLKGIKELPIRAGHKILYLGAGSGTTPSHVSDIVGSSGVVYSVEFAPRVMRDLILVAESRSNLIPILADARQPLKYRFIVDLVDGIYADVAQPEQAKIASDNAEIFLKDQGYLLMAVKARSIDVTLEPTEVYRREIEVLKERGFEIIDVVHLEPFDKDHAMVYAIYRRK
- a CDS encoding C/D box methylation guide ribonucleoprotein complex aNOP56 subunit (functions along with aFIB and aL7a; guides 2'-O-methylation of ribose to specific sites in RNAs), which gives rise to MNKRIYLSEHMLGVFVLSENGDILYKVFRPLDIDQLAEIIIRRRSGEADEALIKLLDILKEKEPDSVIVIEEPELARIISERNLKVEISTVSKPLIMLRSEVEKIYLSEGLFKSLEELRGFMHRVSIEATRRELRSVVGRRDLLAIQSIRAVDDIDKTLNLFSARLREWYSVHFPELDELVEDHIQYARIVYEIGSRDNMTVEKLKSIGVGESLARKIISASEKSMGSDISEADLDSMRSLARIMLELNRIRSDLTNYLSSVMREVAPNVTALVGPTLGARLLSLAGSLEELAKSPASTIQVLGAEKALFRALRTGGKPPKHGILFQHPEIHRAPRWQRGKIARALATKLAIAARVDYYSGRYIGDKLREALEQRIEEIKKIYAKPPPREERTKPPKPPPKKKRGEGKEGR